In one window of Acidovorax sp. HDW3 DNA:
- the rplL gene encoding 50S ribosomal protein L7/L12, with protein MAFDKDAFLTALDSMTVLELNDLVKAIEEKFGVSAAAMAAPAAGGAAGGAAAAEEKTEFNVVLTEAGANKVSVIKAVREITGLGLKEAKDLVDGAPKNVKEGVAKADAEAAVKKLVEAGAKAELK; from the coding sequence ATGGCATTCGATAAAGACGCATTCTTGACCGCTCTGGACAGCATGACGGTTCTGGAACTCAATGACCTGGTCAAGGCCATTGAAGAGAAGTTTGGCGTGTCCGCCGCTGCTATGGCTGCTCCCGCTGCTGGCGGCGCTGCTGGCGGCGCTGCTGCTGCTGAAGAGAAGACCGAATTCAACGTCGTGCTGACCGAAGCCGGCGCCAACAAGGTCTCCGTCATCAAGGCCGTGCGCGAAATCACCGGCCTGGGTCTGAAGGAAGCCAAGGACCTGGTGGACGGCGCTCCGAAGAACGTCAAGGAAGGCGTTGCCAAGGCTGACGCTGAAGCCGCCGTCAAGAAGCTGGTGGAAGCCGGCGCCAAGGCCGAACTCAAGTAA
- the rplJ gene encoding 50S ribosomal protein L10 yields MSLNRSEKEAVINEVTSLAAKAQTLVIAEYRGITVADMTKLRVAARSQGVSLSVLKNTLARRAVAGSPFDVVADQMTGPLVYGFSEDAVAAAKVVADFAKTNDKLVIRGGAFGGKALDVNGVKQLASIPSKEVLLAQLCGLLMSPMSRTAVVLGALAAKKGEGEAVAA; encoded by the coding sequence TTGAGTCTGAATCGCAGTGAGAAAGAAGCGGTCATCAATGAAGTGACCAGCCTCGCCGCTAAAGCTCAAACGCTCGTGATCGCGGAATACCGTGGCATCACGGTCGCCGACATGACCAAACTGCGCGTTGCCGCTCGCAGCCAGGGTGTGAGCCTGAGTGTTCTGAAGAACACCCTGGCCCGCCGTGCTGTGGCAGGCAGCCCGTTTGACGTGGTGGCAGACCAGATGACCGGCCCGCTGGTCTATGGCTTCTCCGAAGACGCTGTGGCTGCCGCCAAGGTGGTGGCCGATTTCGCGAAGACCAACGACAAGCTGGTCATTCGCGGTGGCGCATTCGGTGGCAAGGCCCTGGACGTGAACGGCGTGAAGCAACTGGCAAGCATCCCTTCCAAGGAAGTGCTGTTGGCCCAGCTGTGTGGCTTGCTGATGTCGCCAATGTCCCGTACCGCCGTGGTACTGGGCGCTCTGGCGGCCAAAAAAGGCGAAGGCGAAGCGGTTGCCGCTTAA